The Lolium rigidum isolate FL_2022 chromosome 2, APGP_CSIRO_Lrig_0.1, whole genome shotgun sequence genomic interval AttataagtgcatgtgtggcgtcgatgggagcggcgccacacatcctgccacgtcggatcggcgcacagctcagcgtcgagggcgccacgtcggcatgGAGAGTGGCGCCGCCGGCACGGGCGCCATACAATGAGGTGTGGCGCCCGCGTGaggagcgccacacaaaagggttagatgggtgaaatagtttgaccggagagtcagtctgtgctatagttgcaacaacgtgttatttctgtgtaaatcgcccCAATTCACAGTGCAGCCCCAGCAAACGCCTTGCGGTGTGCATGCCGGCCTGTCCGTCTTCCAAAAACAGATCCAATCGACCGGCGAAGCTTCTATGCATGAACGAAGCGGAGCTAGCCCACTCTCACCCTCTCTGCAGGCTGTCGCCGCCAGAGGGACCACACGCCGGCGTCCCCAGATCCTGGCCACCGCTCACGTTGTCACCCCTGGCCGCTAAGCTCCACACCACCTGCGCTCCCTGCGCTTAACCCAAGCTCTCCATACAAATCGCGTTAACACTCGCTTGGGAGTAGCTTAGGTCGATCCGTAGCCACACAAACCACCACCAGCACTAGAGCAGCCCATGGATGAcgacttcaccttccccaccgtcgccgcgccggcgccggcaccggcaccggcaccggagGAGCAGCATGGTCTCGAGGAGGTCCCGCTACCTCAGCGCTTCGTCGGCCCGATCACCTCCCCTCTCTGGCCATTCTCCTCCTCACAAGAGACAAGGAATACCCCGAAGGTGGACGAGGCGGCTGCGCCGTCGACGTCGACGAGAACCGGAGGGCACGCGCAAGCGGTCCGGCAGCACAACGACGAGGACCGGATGGACCTGCTGTGGGAGGACCTCAACGACGACCTGAAGCTcccgctgcgccgccgcccgGACTCTTCGGACACGGAGTCCGAGGAGACGTCGGCCGGGTGCGCGCCCACCACCATGCTGAGGGCGTCGTCGCGCGCCGGCGGGGCGGGGCAGttctgcggcagcagcagccgcTCTGGCCGTGGCGGCAGGACGACGGGGTGGGCGCTGCtgctgaggctcttcaagaggctGTTCGCCGTCGACAAGAGGCCGCCGTCCCGGTCCCCGCGCCACCTCCACCACGGTATCTACGCGCCATGACGCGCGCAGGCGCGTATGCTCGACCTCTTCTTCTGCTTAAATCTTCCGGTAGATCCTTAACAAATTGTATGGCAATTTTTGTAGAATATGCGATTCTCCTCGGTGGTAAATATTACGGTCAGGAATCCTCTGTTTTCCATTTTTTCTGCTGCGTTCCGTCAAGTGCATTTGTGATTGTTATTTGTGCTTGCCCACGTTCATAGATGAATTGTCCATGTATATGCATAATCATACTAGTAGTAAATTGATAATGCTTGACAAAAGGACAAAAAAAACATGGTAGATTGCACAGAGTCGCGTAGGTAAAAGTGTACAGTGGGCGCGTTTTGTCCTAGGTGGTAGCTCAGCCATATGTGGAGAAACAAAAGGGAGCGAGAGAAAAGATCAGGTACAGAAGGGTAGCGGAGAGAGGACCTACGAGAGAGGCTGACCCAAGCTGATTGCAACACCGGAGCTGGGCTGGACGCTAATTCTACGGCTGCTTCACCAACCAGGCTTTGCAGCAATCAACTCGGCAGGAGTACCAGGTGGGAGTAACAGGTCAACAACAACCTTGTAAACCAACAACGTTTTGCAACAAAATATCTTCTAGGGGCTGACGAAAGCACATACATCAAGTCATAAATTGGAGATTGCAGATTGGTTATTTTAGTCAACTCCTTTcattctttttctcttttctcaTTTTTTTTCAAACAACATGAGAGACTTGTCATTTTTATTAATTTAGAAGAGAATTGTCCAACTAATTAGAGGAAACCCGGGACCATCATGGAGCACGCCCATCACCAAAGGGCACCCAGCCAACCCTGGCTACCGTAGCAACTCATAGACTGCTTAGAAGAGAACAACTGTCAAGGTTGTCCATAATAATCTCCACTCCATCGTCTCTGATCTGGTAACTTTGACTATGCCGTAGATGACCACCAATGGTGCCATCTTCAAAACAGTCGCATGACGCCCACATCTGCTCATGCCATTTAATCGAATGTAACGTCAACGGAAGACAACTCTAACTTTATCGATGACTTTCACATGATAAATATATGGGACTTGTGCCGACCAGACTCCCACAAATATCTACCCCCTCCCTCCCCCCACCCCCCACCCACCACACacacatcatcatcaccaccgagacATCCTCGCGACAAGTAACATGACACCCATTGGACATGGAAGCAATACGAACTACCGAAACCCACGTTGTGACACGACCTAGCTCTGCTCGATGTTCTCATTGTCACCAGACAAACATCACATAAAGGATTTGAGCCTATGAGGCATTCCACTCGATATCCATGTGGACCAACGCCAAACACTTGTCCCTCTGGTGGGTGGCCACTCTTAGACGACGCCTCAAACAGAGGAAGTACGACGACATTGCCTAGCCTAGAGTACCTGGATCCGAGGATAACCGCCGAGCTCTAGGATATGAGTGACATTAggaacacaaaaaaaaacaatgtcTACTTATTTCCAGCACTTCCAAAGTTAACCTGATGAAGAAATGTAATGTTTAATTATTCCCGTGTTGCCACTAAAATATTTGGAGTAGAATAGTTGTATTGGATTTGCTGACTTGTAATTGTTATTATGAAATGTAACTTACGAGTCTTGTTCATCATCAATCTCTTGCTCCATGTTACCTTTGTTCCTCAAAATAAGGTGTAACATTATTAAAGTCAAACATTGTACGGACCAAGTTTTTAGAAACAAAATATATCAACAATTATAGTACTTCCTCTGAGACATATTACTTAATGctaaaaatagatgtatctacaactaaaatgtgtctagatacatctatattagcgttaagtaatatgaatcggagggagtaccatgtTGTTCACGATGTATCCAATGGTACTGATTTTGTATTACAAATGTTAATATTTCTCCTAAAAACTCAGTCAAACCCTACATAgtttatttttttttagaaaaagcaTACATCTTCTTTTTCAGCAACAGGGGAGTAGTgactagtcaattttatttatgtgTGTAGCTGCTTAGAGACAATGCAGCTGGCGCTCAAAGCTGCTAGCATCAAGATGTAACTTTGTGTTGCGGACGAGAGGTCGGCACCGGCGGTTAAAACAAGATGGTCAGTATACATCTGGATGTCTCGACGGGAATTCCGGTCATTTTCTCGCGTGAATCCAAGAGTTATTTGATCTTTCCAACGCCTCTGTCAAAAATACTCGCTGGCGACTATAACGAAAAATGCCAGGACGGCTTATGCTGACAGGTGTCTCCGAAACCACCTCTCGCCGGCGGTGTACGTTACCGCTCACTGACGATCGGCCGTCAGCGATTACGCGAGTCATTTCAGACCAATGCGTTATGACGGTTATAGATGGGGTTTACGGACCAGTCAGGGACATGCTATTATGTACGGTGATTGCTCGTCAAAAGGGGGGAAACATACATTCAAGTTGCAGCAGTACTTACATGGGCTTGGCTGCTTTTGATCGGGTACAGATAGTGTTCCCTCTCTCGCCCCGCGTGGCAGCGGCGGGGGAGGGGGGGGACTGGTCCCCCCCCACCCCTCCTTCCTCCTCCGGCCGTCGCCAGAGGACACGGCCGGGCTCAACTTGGTCATTgccagcggcggcggttgcgtgGAGGGTCGGCGCGGGAAAGATCCTCCACGATTTGGGCGTGGAGCGCTCGCCGGGCAACACGCGTGATGGCTGCTCGACGTGCGGCGGCGTGCCTAGGGCAGCTGCGGTGCGTTAGATGACAATTTGGACGCCGGCCTGGGCGCCGTCCTGGTGATGGTAGTGGTGGCGTCTGGCGGCGGGCCATGCCGGCGGTGGAGGTGCGGGGCTGGATGGGCCAGATGGGTGCAAGCCCTAGGTCGATCTTCTCCTTGCTCTCTCCGTGATCTTGGTTGTCGCCGGTGGCGGTTGGCCGGCTGCAAGGCGTTTCGCCGCGTTGCCTCGGCCGGCCTGGGATGGTCGGCGGCGTtgggcccgacctgaataatgGTGACAGTCCTAGGGTTTTTCTTgtgtgaagatgaagacctgaATAATGAAGGCCTGTTCGTCTTGATCTGATCGGAGTGATGAGTTTCGGAGCTCCgccagcgaatgtaacagtgcaacttatgcctggagtttgctgaatCGGGTGGTATTCCCATTtgattctggagggagcggcgcgaagctttgTTCTGTGTTGCCATCTGATGACATTATGGTCCATGGTGAAATCAAGGACGGGAATATCATGAGGGCTGGATTAGAGGACTAACACCGGAGGTTTGAGTCTATGTACTTTTGTTTTTGAAGCTTGGATATATATTACTTAAGACATAATTGTTTCATTACATTCACTATTGGCCAAGTCCTCCACACCGGATGGGACTGCACCAAAAAGAACACACTTAGTAGACTCATTACGCCCCAGTTTTGCCAGGTTATGAGCGACCTGGTTTGCAGCACGGTTGATCTTGGAAACTGAATAGCTTGGGAATAGATCCAGCAACCTTCGGATCTCTTTGACATAGTTCATGATAGCTGGTTTGTATTTGTTCGCCTCTTTTATTTCCTTGATCAAGGTAGCACAGTCATTTTCTATACTGATTGGGCCAGCGAAAGCACCAACCACTACTTTGACTGCCTGAAGGCCAGCGAAAGCTTCCGCAGCTTCGGCGTTTGCAGTGTTCTGAATTTTTCCCCAGGCAGACAAAATAACACCGCCTTTGTCATCTCTCAAGACGGCCCCCCATGCGCCCGAGTTATCTTCCTGTAGAAAACTAGCATCAAAGTTTAGTTTTGCCCACCCTTGGTCAGGTTTGGACCAACTGGCTTCATTTATTCTTTGAGTTTGACTGCTAGTCGCTCCCTGGGAATAGGCAGGCTGTTTGCCCTTTGGGTCAGCCAGAAGCTCACAATCTGTGTTGTCATGAAACAGAGAGAGGTAAGACTGCAAAAAAATAGCCGAGTGTTCAATACCGCACTTACCATCCCCGAAGAGGGTGTTGTTTCTCAGGTGCCACGTTCTCCACCAAAGGAGAAGGAGTTTTGCTCGCATAACATCATCTACCTGGTTTAGCAAGATTAGTATCCAATCTTTTCCGGTGTAGTCAAGGAAGCGGTCCGCTGGCAGCAGCCATTCTTTCCGAAGTCTCTGTCTGAGGGCTTTTGCCTTGGTGCAATTGATAATTGCGTGGTGGGCTGTTTCAGGTTCAACACCGCAAATGCTGCATGTAGGTACTAGGTCCATCTTTCTTCTACATCGATGGGCTTGGACACCAAGGGAATCGGAAGCAAGCTTCCAGCCAAATACTTTTACTTTTGGAGGAACGTTTGTTTTCCAAATAAGGTTCCACATGTCCCTTTCTCCAGCTTGTTTCGATCTTGTGCCTGCGTCTTGGTGAGTGTGTTGTGAGTTCAAAGCCAGCTTGTATGCGCTTCTCACCGAGAAAATGCCATTTCTTTCATAGTGCCAAGCAAGGACATACTCACCCGTGGTGTTGGCAAGATGGATCTGTAGGATATGGTCAGCATCAGGTTTGTAGAACATATTTCTCACCAgatcttccttccacttcttcgtAGCCGGATCGATCACATCAGAGACCCACCTGATTCTAGATTTGGAAGCTTTTCCAATAACCTTTAGGTTACCTCTGGGAAGCCAATTGTCCCTCCAAATTCTCACTTTTGTGCCATCTTTTATGCGCCAAATGACCCCTTTCTTTAGTAATTCGAGACCATGGATGATCCCTTGCCAACAAGGCGAAGTGTTCTAGATGAAGGCTGTATCAATCAAGTTGCCCGATGGGTAGTACTTTGCTTTTAACAAGCGGGCACAAAGGCTGTCCGGATGTTCAATCAAGCGCCAGGCTTGCCTCGCCAAAAGTGCTTGATTGAACAACCTTAGGTCTCTAAAGCCGATGCCACCTTGGCCCTTGGGTTTGCACATTGTTTCCCAAGACATCCAATGGACTCTTCTGCGGTCCAGGTCATCTCCCCACCAGTACTTTTGTATGATTTGCGAAAGTTCATCGCACAGGCCTGCAGAGAATTTGAACACGCTCATAGCATGCGAAGGGATTGCTTGGGCCACTGATTTAATGAGGGTTTCCTTTGCAGCCCCTGAAGTATACTTCTCCGACCAATATGAGCACTTATTCATCAGTCTGTCTTTTGTGGACTGAAACTTATCATTTTTCATTCTTCCTTCTGGAATCGGAAGGCCCAGGTATTTTTCATCAAGGATTGTGTTTTCGACCTTTAGGATAGCTGCAACATTTTTGCCCATCTCTTCACTGCAGTGTTGTCCTAGTAAGATGGAACTTTTAGACGGATTAAGAAGCTGTCCAGTGCTCTTTTCATAAGAAAGAAGGATATCCTTAATCTTGCTTGCTTGCTCACTATTGCCTTTGAAGAACAAGAGGCAATCATCCGCAAAGAGAAGGCGAGAGATTCCAGGTCCTCTCCTACAAATCTTTAACTCCTCGATAGCTCCAGTGGCGATGTGGTGATTGAGGAGGGTGGAAAATCCCTCCGCAATG includes:
- the LOC124690137 gene encoding uncharacterized protein LOC124690137 translates to MDDDFTFPTVAAPAPAPAPAPEEQHGLEEVPLPQRFVGPITSPLWPFSSSQETRNTPKVDEAAAPSTSTRTGGHAQAVRQHNDEDRMDLLWEDLNDDLKLPLRRRPDSSDTESEETSAGCAPTTMLRASSRAGGAGQFCGSSSRSGRGGRTTGWALLLRLFKRLFAVDKRPPSRSPRHLHHGIYAP